Proteins encoded by one window of Cellvibrio sp. KY-GH-1:
- a CDS encoding DMT family transporter, producing the protein MAVLVAYFSVVLIWATTPLAIQWSSDSLSFIAAAAARMSIAVVLALSLLTMLRQSLAIFWRHRMIYFAASIGIFPNMPVVYWAAQFIPSGLVAVIFALSPFVTGVMTLLLLRQNPFTLKKVLALLLALIGLVVIFYHQLHFDFRSIYGISGILLSCVLFSFSTVWVKKLTEQQAVSVDAFHQATGGLLFSLPGLLLSWWLMDGEFPQTVSVKSAGSIVYLAIVGSLVGAALFFYILQRLSASAVSLITLMTPVLAILLGKNLANEELSAQTLVGVALVLVALLFYSPFSLQGIARWCSQKLLAGLQSDAIVAEDDPESALHEARDDMIRYK; encoded by the coding sequence GTGGCTGTGTTAGTTGCCTATTTTTCCGTGGTGCTTATTTGGGCCACAACGCCCCTCGCTATTCAATGGAGTAGCGATAGCCTTAGTTTTATTGCCGCTGCCGCGGCGCGCATGTCAATCGCGGTGGTATTAGCATTGTCATTGCTGACAATGTTACGCCAATCCCTGGCCATTTTTTGGCGGCATCGCATGATTTATTTTGCCGCGTCGATTGGCATTTTTCCCAATATGCCGGTGGTCTATTGGGCTGCGCAATTTATTCCTTCGGGGTTGGTCGCGGTGATATTTGCGTTGTCGCCATTTGTGACCGGCGTAATGACATTGTTATTGCTTAGGCAAAACCCCTTCACGCTAAAAAAAGTGCTGGCGCTGTTACTGGCGCTAATTGGATTGGTCGTTATTTTTTATCACCAATTGCATTTTGATTTTCGCTCGATTTATGGCATCTCGGGCATTTTGTTGTCCTGCGTGTTATTCAGTTTTAGCACTGTGTGGGTAAAAAAATTGACCGAGCAGCAAGCTGTTTCTGTAGATGCTTTTCATCAGGCGACAGGGGGGCTGCTATTTTCGCTGCCGGGACTATTGCTGAGCTGGTGGTTAATGGACGGTGAGTTTCCGCAAACCGTATCCGTTAAGTCGGCCGGTTCTATTGTGTATTTGGCGATCGTGGGATCTTTGGTAGGTGCAGCGCTGTTTTTTTATATTTTGCAGCGCTTGTCTGCCAGTGCGGTATCGCTGATTACGCTAATGACACCGGTGTTGGCGATTTTGTTGGGCAAGAATTTGGCGAATGAGGAATTGTCGGCGCAAACCTTAGTTGGGGTTGCACTGGTATTGGTGGCGCTGCTGTTTTATTCCCCGTTTTCCCTGCAAGGGATCGCTCGATGGTGCTCGCAAAAGTTGCTCGCGGGTTTGCAATCCGACGCCATTGTGGCGGAAGACGATCCTGAATCCGCACTGCATGAAGCAAGAGACGACATGATTCGCTACAAATGA
- a CDS encoding pteridine reductase, with translation MSVSPPTNQTDRNHHKVALVTGAAKRIGAEIARQLHNAGFNVIVHYNHSASAAQDLIDDLNSERDNSAAGIAADLNDHTQVIKLAQQSAAHWQRLDLLVNNASSFFPTPIGEASTEDWDNLINSNLKAPFFLAQALAPHLKKTHGSIINIADIYAQRPLKKHSIYSIAKAGNMMLTQSLAQELAPEVRVNGIAPGAILWPEDHYKKTEAQLSDENKEKMLSQIPLLQRGQVQDIARTILFLAKDAPYITGQIITVDGGRTLTI, from the coding sequence ATGTCTGTATCACCCCCAACCAATCAAACAGACCGCAATCACCACAAAGTAGCGCTGGTTACCGGTGCGGCAAAACGTATAGGTGCTGAAATTGCGCGGCAACTTCACAACGCCGGCTTCAATGTGATTGTGCACTACAACCACTCCGCCAGTGCAGCGCAAGATTTGATTGATGATTTAAATAGTGAACGAGACAATTCTGCTGCCGGGATAGCGGCTGACCTGAATGACCACACCCAAGTCATCAAACTAGCACAACAAAGTGCAGCACATTGGCAACGTCTGGACCTGTTAGTTAACAACGCTTCCAGTTTTTTCCCTACGCCAATCGGTGAAGCCTCCACCGAGGACTGGGACAACCTGATAAACTCCAACCTCAAAGCACCCTTCTTTTTAGCTCAGGCACTCGCACCACATTTAAAGAAGACACATGGCAGCATCATCAATATTGCAGATATCTACGCGCAACGTCCGCTAAAAAAACATAGCATTTACTCTATCGCAAAAGCAGGCAATATGATGCTCACCCAAAGCCTCGCTCAGGAACTTGCTCCCGAAGTGCGCGTAAATGGCATTGCACCGGGTGCCATCTTATGGCCAGAAGATCATTACAAAAAAACTGAAGCGCAACTATCGGACGAAAATAAGGAAAAAATGCTCTCGCAAATCCCCTTATTACAGCGCGGACAAGTACAGGACATTGCACGTACAATTTTATTTTTAGCAAAGGACGCACCCTACATCACAGGGCAAATTATTACCGTCGACGGCGGACGCACACTGACTATTTAA
- a CDS encoding multifunctional CCA addition/repair protein, translating to MKTFLVGGAVRDKLLGRTVTERDWVVVGAAPEQLQAMGYTAVGKDFPVFLHPQTKEEYALARTERKTGPGYTGFIFHCGTEVTLEDDLIRRDLTINAMAENEQGEIIDPYGGQADLRNKLLRHVSPAFAEDPVRILRIARFAARYHQYGFRVANETIALMQTMVKNGEADHLVAERIWKETERALAEPNPEIFIHVLRECHALEKIFPEIDALFGVPQTALHHPEIDTGVHTLMSLQQAAKLSINPCIRFATLLHDLGKAATPRQEWPRHIAHEERSLPLVKQLCERVAAPRDYKELALMVAQWHTHCHRAMELKPATVLKVLQGNDAFRRPERFQHFLVCCEADARGRTGFENRSYPQADYFRRALAVSQQLDLTALREKGITGPEFGEAIARLRLEQITRLKQEFSIAE from the coding sequence ATGAAAACATTTTTGGTAGGTGGTGCTGTTAGAGACAAGTTATTAGGGCGCACAGTCACGGAGCGTGATTGGGTGGTGGTAGGTGCGGCGCCAGAACAACTGCAAGCAATGGGTTACACGGCCGTTGGCAAAGACTTCCCCGTGTTTCTGCATCCGCAAACCAAAGAGGAATATGCCCTTGCCCGCACCGAGCGAAAAACTGGCCCAGGCTACACCGGCTTCATTTTTCATTGCGGCACTGAAGTGACGCTGGAGGACGACCTTATCCGGCGCGACCTTACCATTAACGCTATGGCGGAAAATGAACAGGGCGAAATCATCGACCCTTACGGTGGCCAAGCCGACCTGCGCAATAAATTACTTCGTCACGTATCGCCCGCCTTTGCAGAAGACCCGGTACGCATACTGCGCATTGCGCGTTTTGCGGCGCGCTATCACCAATATGGCTTTCGCGTTGCGAATGAAACCATAGCGCTCATGCAAACCATGGTGAAGAACGGTGAAGCGGATCATTTAGTTGCCGAGCGCATCTGGAAAGAAACCGAACGTGCACTCGCGGAACCCAACCCTGAAATTTTTATCCACGTGTTGCGCGAGTGCCATGCGCTGGAAAAAATATTCCCGGAAATTGATGCGCTCTTTGGTGTACCGCAAACCGCGCTACATCACCCGGAAATAGATACCGGTGTACACACGCTAATGAGTTTGCAACAAGCGGCAAAATTGTCGATCAACCCTTGCATTCGCTTTGCTACCCTGCTGCATGATTTAGGTAAAGCCGCTACCCCCAGGCAAGAGTGGCCGCGCCATATTGCACATGAAGAACGCAGCCTGCCGCTGGTAAAACAGTTGTGTGAACGCGTGGCCGCACCGCGAGATTACAAGGAGCTGGCGCTGATGGTGGCACAGTGGCATACCCACTGCCACAGAGCCATGGAGCTCAAGCCTGCCACTGTATTAAAAGTGCTGCAAGGTAATGACGCGTTTCGTAGGCCTGAACGCTTCCAGCACTTTTTGGTATGCTGTGAAGCAGATGCGCGTGGCCGCACAGGCTTTGAAAATCGAAGCTATCCACAAGCTGACTATTTTCGGCGCGCATTAGCCGTTAGCCAGCAACTTGACCTCACCGCCCTGCGCGAGAAGGGTATTACCGGCCCGGAGTTTGGGGAAGCAATTGCACGATTGCGGCTCGAACAGATTACACGCTTAAAGCAAGAATTTTCCATTGCGGAATAA
- the galE gene encoding UDP-glucose 4-epimerase GalE: MSRSSILVTGGAGFIGSHVCVELINNGYLPVVVDNLINSKPESLKRVAQITGVEPVFYEVDINDKDALREVFKKYEIEAVMHFAGLKAVGESTKIPMKYYRYNVAGTLSLTEVMEEFEVWKMIFSSSATVYGDPVSVPIDESFATGATNPYGRSKLIVEDILRDIAKAPDSRWNFSLLRYFNPVGAHESGLIGEDPAGIPNNLLPYVAQVAIGKLQELGVFGDDYETIDGTGVRDYIHVVDLAKGHVAALRALEKFSPGCRAYNLGTGSGLSVLQIVKAFEVASGRKVPYKILPRRPGDIAACYANADKAKSELGWEAELGLERMMQDAWRWQSQNPNGYDA, encoded by the coding sequence ATGTCTCGCTCTTCTATTCTTGTGACTGGTGGTGCCGGGTTTATCGGCAGCCATGTTTGCGTAGAACTAATTAATAACGGTTATTTGCCCGTAGTGGTGGATAACCTCATCAACAGCAAGCCCGAATCGCTCAAGCGCGTAGCCCAAATCACTGGCGTGGAACCGGTGTTTTATGAAGTTGATATCAACGATAAGGATGCTCTGCGCGAAGTCTTTAAAAAGTATGAAATTGAGGCGGTAATGCACTTTGCCGGCTTAAAAGCGGTGGGGGAATCCACCAAAATCCCCATGAAATACTACCGCTACAATGTGGCGGGAACCTTGTCACTTACTGAGGTTATGGAGGAGTTTGAGGTCTGGAAGATGATTTTCAGTTCCTCCGCTACCGTTTATGGTGACCCGGTTTCTGTGCCGATTGATGAAAGCTTTGCAACTGGTGCGACCAACCCTTATGGCCGCAGCAAGTTGATTGTGGAAGATATTCTGCGCGATATCGCCAAAGCGCCGGACAGTCGCTGGAATTTCTCTCTGCTGCGCTACTTCAATCCGGTTGGTGCGCATGAAAGTGGCTTGATCGGTGAAGATCCTGCTGGTATCCCCAATAACTTGTTGCCCTATGTTGCTCAAGTTGCGATTGGTAAGCTGCAAGAGTTGGGGGTGTTTGGCGATGACTACGAAACCATCGACGGTACTGGCGTACGCGACTACATCCATGTTGTAGATTTGGCCAAAGGTCACGTGGCGGCGTTGCGGGCGTTGGAGAAATTTTCCCCTGGGTGCCGCGCTTACAATCTGGGAACTGGCTCTGGTTTGTCGGTATTGCAGATAGTGAAAGCCTTTGAAGTGGCCAGCGGGCGTAAAGTGCCTTACAAAATATTGCCGCGTCGTCCCGGCGATATTGCCGCTTGTTATGCCAATGCAGACAAGGCCAAATCCGAGTTGGGCTGGGAGGCCGAGCTGGGGCTCGAGCGCATGATGCAAGATGCATGGCGCTGGCAATCGCAGAACCCTAATGGGTACGATGCATAA
- a CDS encoding di-heme oxidoredictase family protein, whose amino-acid sequence MQPINLSRILFLLCSVLFSHNLFAQTNLALNKTATASSSLIAAANAVDGNGGTRWESAHGNGPSWLSVDLGANVNLSSVVIDWEAANAANYDVQGSTNGSTWVNLASRSGGTFGTRTDTVAVTGSYRFVRINATQRSAGNAWGYSVWELKVYGSTAASSGSSNSAYTNLAQGAIVAASSQVQPATMAIDNNFGTRWESTHGVDPAWISLDFGSAKPLASVVIDWEAANAANYEVQGSTNNSSWTTLASRTGGTFGARTDTIALNGSYRYLRIYGTARSAGNQWGYSIIELKVYSSGGLASSASSTSSAPVVVSSRAASSVGVASSVSIPVNVTYKPLYPNQSTPEISRNWRIEADGTIVTFGSGRARARHEAEDIFYTFPSFYHEHRTFKFEVHDHTPKGESRVEIFYEPEYANFNDIGCRKSLFNPYRSYFGDNGGFTRIRNADPATGKGELWRCTGTRFVPGEREGQTALRTGEFYDFEFQQWLGFTDTDPRVSAQRVYYTDTFRIKLGSPGLYIVNNDELNAKLSSGGAATAAPVRAFKGIAQADVISTSGVLADSGAPGYQSIRSPQSIAKGYQKPSYLLTNPANNATVTYRDGNQTFTDQVIEYAPTAASPFIVDRHTHLWTAFFREALNIRWETHNQFLNGRRIFHTDFVTGKHFESGNPDFTELANLSTGLTINNSCVGCHVNNGRGQAPVAGQLPNSMAVKVSSGATDINGNALPHNYFGKVLQPQSRNGGVPAEAITNVSYTTVAGTFNDGTTYQLQAPNYSVQVLDNAGGAVNNFSPRMAQTIVGLGLLEAISETVLLQRHDPNDSNSDGISGRANQVTDLKTGEQRIGRFGWKASVATLEQFTADALHEDIGVSTSILQGPACGINQTACRNAGPNGIELSDARMSLLTVYMQALGAPARRAETVNNADVVRGELVFGNLGCAACHTPSMATDYGHPLAELRGQTIRPYTDLLLHDMGEGLSDRLTTNATLNREWRTPALWGLGLEEAVNGHGRLLHDGRARNINEAILWHGGEAAASQSAYRAATSTQRNDLIKFLESL is encoded by the coding sequence ATGCAACCCATCAATTTGAGTCGGATATTATTCCTGCTCTGCAGCGTTTTATTTAGTCACAATCTCTTTGCGCAAACCAATCTTGCCTTAAACAAAACCGCGACCGCCAGTTCATCGCTGATCGCAGCCGCCAATGCGGTCGATGGGAATGGAGGTACTCGCTGGGAATCGGCACATGGAAATGGCCCCTCATGGCTTAGCGTGGATTTGGGGGCGAACGTTAACCTGTCGTCGGTCGTGATCGATTGGGAAGCGGCAAACGCAGCCAACTACGATGTTCAGGGTTCAACCAACGGCTCTACCTGGGTAAATCTTGCATCGCGCTCAGGCGGCACTTTTGGAACCCGAACCGATACTGTTGCAGTAACGGGTAGTTATCGTTTTGTTCGCATTAATGCCACTCAGCGCAGCGCCGGTAATGCCTGGGGCTATTCAGTATGGGAGTTGAAGGTTTACGGCAGTACTGCCGCCAGCAGTGGCTCCAGTAATTCAGCCTACACAAATCTGGCGCAGGGCGCCATTGTCGCGGCAAGTTCTCAGGTGCAACCCGCCACAATGGCGATTGATAACAATTTTGGTACGCGCTGGGAGTCTACTCACGGTGTGGATCCCGCCTGGATCAGTCTGGATTTTGGCTCGGCGAAACCCTTGGCGTCCGTTGTAATCGATTGGGAAGCGGCAAATGCAGCCAACTACGAGGTGCAGGGCTCCACTAACAATAGCAGCTGGACCACGCTCGCATCGCGAACCGGGGGAACCTTTGGTGCGCGGACCGATACTATTGCGCTAAACGGTTCATACCGCTACCTGCGTATTTATGGCACGGCGCGCAGTGCGGGTAACCAGTGGGGCTATTCGATTATCGAGCTGAAAGTTTATAGCTCTGGCGGTTTGGCGAGTAGCGCATCGTCGACTAGCAGTGCGCCAGTGGTGGTTTCCAGTCGCGCCGCTTCGTCCGTGGGCGTTGCCAGCTCCGTCAGTATTCCCGTGAATGTGACTTACAAGCCCTTGTACCCGAATCAATCCACGCCGGAAATTTCACGTAATTGGCGCATCGAAGCCGATGGCACCATTGTAACTTTTGGCAGTGGCCGCGCTCGCGCTCGCCACGAAGCGGAAGATATTTTCTATACCTTTCCATCGTTTTATCACGAGCATCGCACGTTTAAATTTGAAGTGCACGATCACACACCCAAGGGGGAATCGCGGGTGGAGATTTTCTACGAACCTGAATACGCCAACTTCAACGATATCGGTTGCCGCAAAAGTTTATTCAATCCATACCGTTCCTACTTTGGTGATAACGGCGGTTTCACCCGTATTCGCAATGCTGACCCCGCAACGGGTAAGGGTGAGTTGTGGCGCTGCACCGGGACACGTTTTGTGCCGGGCGAGCGCGAAGGCCAAACCGCATTGCGCACCGGGGAGTTCTACGATTTTGAATTTCAGCAATGGCTCGGGTTTACCGATACTGATCCGCGTGTGAGTGCGCAACGTGTGTACTACACCGATACTTTCCGCATCAAATTAGGCAGCCCCGGTTTGTATATCGTGAATAACGACGAGTTGAATGCGAAGTTGTCATCCGGTGGTGCAGCAACGGCAGCCCCGGTGCGTGCATTTAAAGGTATTGCGCAAGCGGATGTGATTAGCACATCGGGTGTTTTGGCCGACTCCGGTGCGCCTGGTTATCAATCGATTCGGTCGCCTCAATCGATCGCCAAGGGTTATCAAAAACCGTCTTACTTGCTTACTAACCCTGCCAACAATGCAACGGTAACCTACCGCGACGGCAATCAAACATTTACCGATCAAGTTATTGAATATGCACCAACGGCGGCGAGTCCATTTATTGTGGATCGTCATACACATCTTTGGACGGCATTTTTTCGTGAAGCCTTGAATATCCGCTGGGAGACGCATAATCAATTCTTAAACGGTCGCCGTATTTTTCACACCGATTTTGTAACAGGAAAGCACTTTGAATCAGGCAATCCGGATTTCACTGAGTTAGCAAATCTCTCTACGGGTTTGACGATCAATAATTCGTGTGTGGGTTGCCATGTCAATAATGGCCGCGGTCAAGCACCCGTTGCCGGACAGTTGCCGAATAGCATGGCGGTGAAAGTCAGTTCAGGTGCGACGGACATCAATGGCAATGCATTGCCACACAACTATTTTGGCAAGGTATTGCAGCCACAATCGCGCAATGGTGGTGTGCCGGCAGAAGCAATTACCAATGTGAGTTACACCACCGTGGCCGGAACGTTTAATGACGGCACCACCTATCAATTGCAAGCGCCTAATTATTCTGTACAAGTGCTCGATAACGCCGGTGGGGCAGTAAATAATTTCTCACCGCGGATGGCACAAACTATTGTTGGTCTGGGTTTGTTGGAAGCAATTTCTGAAACGGTATTGTTGCAGCGCCATGATCCGAATGACAGTAACAGCGATGGAATTTCCGGTCGCGCAAATCAGGTTACTGATTTAAAAACCGGTGAGCAGCGCATTGGTCGTTTTGGCTGGAAAGCTTCCGTTGCAACTCTGGAGCAATTTACCGCTGATGCATTGCATGAAGACATAGGTGTTAGCACGAGTATCTTGCAAGGCCCTGCCTGCGGGATCAATCAAACAGCGTGTCGCAACGCGGGCCCCAATGGTATTGAGCTAAGCGATGCGCGGATGAGTTTATTGACTGTGTATATGCAAGCGCTCGGTGCTCCGGCCCGCCGTGCAGAAACTGTTAATAATGCCGATGTGGTTCGCGGTGAATTGGTGTTCGGTAATTTGGGTTGTGCCGCTTGTCATACGCCGAGTATGGCGACGGATTACGGCCATCCACTGGCGGAGTTGCGCGGGCAAACGATCAGGCCGTACACCGATTTGTTGTTGCACGATATGGGTGAAGGTTTGAGTGATCGTTTAACGACTAATGCGACCTTGAATCGTGAATGGCGCACCCCGGCGCTTTGGGGTTTGGGGTTGGAAGAAGCGGTGAATGGTCACGGCCGTCTGCTGCATGATGGGCGTGCGCGCAATATTAATGAGGCGATTTTGTGGCATGGGGGCGAAGCGGCCGCAAGCCAATCTGCTTACAGAGCGGCGACTTCGACACAGCGTAACGATTTGATTAAATTCCTCGAATCTCTGTAG
- a CDS encoding TorF family putative porin codes for MKKMKQTLIAGAVALSAFAGFAVPAAHADVAASVGVSNMYYWRGYDLGGGAALTADVNVSGSGFFAGAWTSSGDETLGTEYDLYAGYAGEAGIFKYGVSVVSYNYPELGGEDKIAPGDYVEIIPMIGVGPVKFTYYDAVAAEVAPLNNEDYSYATLELIFDKVSFKYGQHMDDGDTTSSHLDATYKYNDKLSFTVGTLIDDGDDPEADDAAFVVNLSLPIE; via the coding sequence ATGAAGAAGATGAAACAAACGTTAATTGCTGGTGCTGTAGCGCTGTCTGCTTTTGCAGGTTTTGCGGTTCCTGCGGCGCATGCAGATGTAGCGGCCAGTGTTGGCGTATCCAACATGTACTACTGGAGGGGTTATGATTTGGGCGGCGGTGCCGCGTTAACTGCCGATGTTAATGTTAGCGGTAGTGGTTTCTTCGCCGGTGCCTGGACTTCTTCAGGTGATGAAACATTGGGTACCGAATATGACCTTTACGCTGGTTACGCGGGTGAAGCTGGTATTTTCAAATATGGTGTGAGTGTGGTGTCTTATAACTACCCAGAGCTTGGTGGTGAAGACAAAATCGCGCCAGGTGATTATGTTGAAATTATTCCAATGATTGGCGTCGGTCCAGTGAAATTCACTTATTACGACGCAGTGGCTGCGGAAGTAGCACCGTTGAATAACGAAGATTATTCCTATGCAACCCTCGAGTTAATCTTCGATAAAGTGTCGTTCAAATATGGTCAACACATGGATGACGGCGACACCACCTCTTCTCACTTGGATGCAACTTACAAGTACAACGACAAACTCAGCTTTACCGTTGGCACCTTGATTGATGATGGTGATGATCCTGAGGCAGATGACGCTGCGTTCGTGGTTAACTTGTCGTTACCAATCGAATAA
- a CDS encoding magnesium transporter CorA family protein, with protein sequence MIRTQLLTTHGEHLQGGKELIERWQRDNSGYIWIDLLAEEPVVEKQFLLSMECHPLAVEDVQRFRHPPKTETFDNYTLLLYRGITEFNKDLTIQQMTIALFAGDRCLISCHPRNSMGISYYWENAHSENLLVSPGLLASRIMRFSVGRYLETILAFESSLTELEDSMQEKPNDDIMRELIAYQSRLRKLKRIFSYHEKLVTNLLKDIPQRLIDEDGDIEHALQDLFERCERLHGLTTMYYEICGDLINGYLSISSHQLNNTMKVLTVITAIFVPLTFIAGIYGMNFDNMPELHATYGYFYTLGAMLVIAAGFGIVAYKKWL encoded by the coding sequence ATGATTAGAACCCAACTACTCACCACTCACGGCGAACACTTGCAGGGTGGTAAAGAACTTATCGAACGCTGGCAGCGCGATAACAGCGGCTACATTTGGATAGACTTATTAGCGGAAGAGCCAGTCGTAGAAAAACAATTTTTGCTCTCCATGGAATGCCATCCACTGGCCGTGGAAGATGTGCAACGTTTTCGCCACCCACCAAAAACCGAGACGTTTGATAATTACACACTGCTGCTCTATCGAGGCATCACCGAATTCAATAAAGATCTTACTATTCAACAAATGACTATCGCATTATTTGCCGGAGATCGTTGCCTTATCAGCTGCCATCCGCGCAACTCGATGGGCATAAGTTACTACTGGGAAAATGCGCACAGCGAAAATTTATTGGTGAGCCCTGGCTTGTTGGCTTCGCGCATTATGCGTTTTTCAGTGGGTCGCTACCTCGAAACGATACTCGCATTTGAATCGTCGTTAACCGAACTGGAAGATTCAATGCAAGAAAAGCCGAATGACGACATAATGCGCGAACTAATCGCTTATCAGTCGCGACTGCGTAAACTCAAACGCATTTTCAGCTACCACGAAAAGCTCGTCACCAACTTATTGAAAGATATTCCGCAACGTTTAATCGACGAAGACGGAGATATTGAGCACGCACTGCAGGATTTATTTGAACGTTGCGAACGATTGCACGGATTGACCACCATGTATTACGAAATTTGTGGCGACCTGATTAACGGATATTTGTCCATCAGCTCGCATCAACTCAACAACACCATGAAAGTGTTAACTGTGATCACCGCGATTTTTGTTCCGCTGACATTCATCGCTGGTATTTACGGAATGAATTTCGACAACATGCCCGAACTACACGCGACTTACGGTTATTTTTATACGCTGGGAGCCATGCTAGTGATTGCAGCCGGATTCGGAATTGTTGCCTATAAAAAGTGGCTTTAG
- a CDS encoding calcium/sodium antiporter, which produces MVHLFWLFVGLVLLTLGGEALVRGALAAARRIGVSPLLAGLVIVGFGTSAPELVVSLQAALSGQPEIAVGNVVGSNIANILLILGISAVIMPLVTHIQCLKRDGLTMLFATLMFMGLASLGGLGRVEGIGMLLVLVGYLIWAYRTEREDTASPEAQLHKAESEEIELVPMSIPLTLLTTLGGLAMLIVGANRFLLGAVGLGEALGVPEAIIGLTVVAVGTSLPELAVSIIAAIRKHADVAVGNIIGSNIFNVLCILGISSTISPLPVQGRLLEIDQFVMLGAAVALLLFLFFGLRLSRLKGGLLLAGYVVYIAAMFGLQS; this is translated from the coding sequence ATGGTTCATTTATTTTGGCTATTTGTCGGGCTGGTTTTGCTTACTCTAGGGGGCGAGGCGCTGGTGCGCGGGGCGCTCGCTGCAGCGCGGCGAATCGGCGTATCGCCGCTGCTGGCCGGACTTGTCATTGTCGGCTTCGGTACCTCGGCCCCTGAATTGGTCGTGTCCTTACAAGCGGCGTTAAGCGGTCAGCCGGAAATCGCAGTCGGTAATGTGGTGGGTAGCAATATTGCGAATATCTTGCTGATTCTGGGGATTAGCGCGGTCATCATGCCATTAGTGACGCATATTCAATGTTTGAAACGAGACGGTTTGACCATGCTATTTGCCACCTTAATGTTTATGGGGTTGGCTAGCCTTGGTGGTTTGGGGCGTGTTGAAGGAATAGGTATGTTGTTGGTTTTGGTGGGCTATCTGATTTGGGCTTACCGCACCGAACGTGAAGACACGGCGAGCCCGGAAGCGCAACTGCACAAGGCTGAATCAGAGGAAATTGAGCTGGTACCTATGTCTATCCCTTTGACGCTGTTGACTACTCTGGGGGGGTTGGCGATGTTGATTGTTGGTGCAAATCGCTTCCTGTTGGGTGCTGTTGGTTTAGGCGAGGCACTAGGAGTACCTGAGGCGATTATCGGGTTAACGGTCGTTGCTGTGGGGACCTCCTTGCCTGAGCTGGCGGTTTCTATTATCGCCGCCATACGAAAACACGCGGACGTTGCCGTGGGTAATATTATTGGAAGCAATATTTTTAACGTCCTCTGTATTTTGGGGATTTCATCCACTATTAGCCCGTTACCCGTGCAAGGACGTTTGTTAGAAATTGATCAATTTGTAATGCTCGGGGCCGCGGTTGCCCTGTTGTTATTTTTGTTTTTCGGCTTGCGTTTGTCGCGCTTGAAAGGCGGCTTATTATTGGCCGGGTACGTGGTTTATATTGCTGCGATGTTTGGTTTGCAGTCGTAA